The Oreochromis niloticus isolate F11D_XX unplaced genomic scaffold, O_niloticus_UMD_NMBU tig00000098_pilon, whole genome shotgun sequence genomic sequence tgctgctgtCTTTTACTAAACACAGCAGGCTCTGGAGGTTTGCCCTGTGACAGGTGTGCCGCAGGTGTGCCATTTTACCACTGACATGCTAAAATCTAAAGAGGAGCAGATCAGACAGAGACTTACAATGCTTCCAGATGAAAATACTCTTCAAACGGTGTATGAATTCACTGAGAAGGCTCATCTAGCACAGCATAAAATGTCTAAGACTTGTACATGGAAGAAATGGAGAAGACGGCTTTGTTatctaccctggaacaccaccaagtccttggttcaggtatgtggatgacacctagATGAAAATCAAATCTAAGGACGTACCACAATTCACAGATCACATTAACTTGGTGGGCAAACACagcaaattcaccagggaggttATGAAAAGttgcaggttagccttcttagactgtgagatttccatcagtaatagGGGACATTTAGAAGTcgatgtgtaccgtaaacctacgcatacggatcagtatttaagatttgactctcatcatcaacTGGACTTctggccagggaagcagaagaacatcacatcaccCAATTTCCTTCGGGGTCAACcttcaggatcaataaagttttattgaattgaattgaatcaggaaggccctgagtaaatgtggttatcccagctgcaCATCTGTCAAAGGTAGGAAGGCAACAAAAGAAAGGTCCAGGCCATCCAGGAGAGAAAGACAACTGTTACGTAAGGAAAAACCcttagtgatcccatatgtgtcaggagaaTCGGAGCAGTTAAGACTCCTTTTCTCTAAACAGAATGTCACTTATgacttttaaaccccaaaacacgctttgccaaaaactggtccatcTAATGAAACAGGTCCCCTAAAGTAAACAGAGTGATATAGTGTACACTGTtgagtgccaggaggattgccatgaTTTTTATACATCAGGGAAACAAAACAACCTCTGGATAAGCAGATGGCACAATACAGAAGAGCtaactcgtcaggccaggactccatAAAGAAAAGATTTAATTTCTACATCATGTGAGGACAGAAATTTGAATTTGGCTGAGGTATTTGGAAAATGGTGCATTTATACCTGGATGAATATGAATTTTTTGAAGTATTCCCATGAAAAtgtgacaaagacacacagaccaGTTTGATTCAATGCTTAAAGgtttaataatgaagatgatgttctttcagGAAAGTAAAGTGAAAGCTTAAAGCATTCTTGCCACTACACACTCATTAAAAGAGACAATCCAACTACAGGTTGCATCATTTTTCAACTTATTCCTTATGTAGCGTTGCAGTGAACTAAAAGAAGTAAAGATGTAAGAAGAGAAACATTTTAAGCTGGATTTATGAGATTATTTGCTCCGAGGACCGGTGAACCAAGCCTTCATTCCAGAGATCGTCTGACTTTCCTGGCGCAGACAAATGGGTATCTGGCGTTACAGGGTATGTCATTCATACAGAGGTTTCCTGTAAGCACCAAAAATGAACATTAAGTGAAGCCATGATCACATGAACGTCTATGCTGACACAAATATTTAGTTTGCATAATAGCAGGAGCACCTGTCAATATTCATTTTTGACTCTACTTTCACAGCACTATGTAAATGTGCTTTAAATTTAAAGACATGAAATACAGAAAGTCATTTTGTTCAATAtggtaaaaaacaaagtttgtctttgttaaaaaataaaatatagaatTTATATTATATTCCTGTAAGTCGTTGCTATTTAGCACACCAAATGATAAGCATTTTTTGAGAAAATGTGGATACTGTAACAGTTTTTGTTCCCCTCAAAATGAATTCATACACTTTGTTTTAGCTTTTACCTGTCCAATTCATATGCAGGCAGTTCTCTCTGCCCCCGACATTGTTAGGCTCTCCTTGACACCAGTTTGCATATGTGAAACGGGTTCCATCAATCCAAAACCAATAACCCTcctagaaaacacaaaacacagagaatAATGTCGATAGGCAGGCATATCTTCTAGCGTCGGAACTAATTTCTAATATTGAGTAGTGTACCTCTTGAGCATCTGAACCTCCAATCCATGTAGGGACATTATTACGAGCACCATTTAATATGACCCTCTGAATCGCTTGGTATTCTCCAAGGTTGCGCACAGATGCCAGATTTGCATTCAGGGCCTGACAGTGTCTCTATGGGGGAGAACAAAAGATCTAGTTTAAACCAAGTTTGACATGAAAAGTAttaaaggagagagagaatTAACAAATGCTAAATCAAAATCAATGTTTTTACCTGTGCCTGAGCCCAAGTCAGTTGATTGGGAAAGAACTGAAAGTATTGGTTTCCATATTTAGTCCAACCCCAGAAATCCCTGAAACATGTAGATCTCTTCTCTACAAGATGCTCTCCTGAGGACAAGCAAAGAATACTTAGATACTCAAACATCATTTTTACTATCTACAAAAAAGTTgtaatctatctatctatctatctatctatctatctatctatctatctatctatctatcagcAACAAACTTAGCGGCATAAAAGTTAGGACATAGATGTGTTCTTCAGTATGACAATAATCTGAGAGGAAAATTGTTACCAACCTTGGGGATTTGATTCAGACCCATCCTTACCCACTTCATCTGGAAAAACccgaaaaaaatataattttgatAACTTAATATTATAAATTTCCATTTATAATATTCATATTATAAATGGTGTTTGTATTATTGAAGCACATATATGCATGTATAAATATCTATATTACACTACAATACTCACTCGCAGCAGTGGTCAGAGCGATCATTGCACAAAGAAGTGCAGACACAGTCAGCAGCTTCATGGTGATAATTAGTATCTCTGTGAACAACAAAAGACCCAAAGTTATTGGCACTTCGTTAAACAAAGCACAGAAGAGAATCTGAGTTTTCAGCCAACCTTTTGTAGAATATCTTGTCTGTTCAGCACCAGTCAGTAGCTTCAGCCTTCCAAGGTTGGAACAAGGTGCTGAACAGCTCTGAGATCACTGCTTATATTCTGTTTCTTTGTAGTTTCAAAACAGGGAACTAACATTGAAAAAAATGACACGTGTATTATGTGATTCATGCTGGCCAGACTTTTACtgcacttctttctttctcaaccaAAACCAAAATTATTGCCAAATGCTGACTACATCTTCCAGCTGCCCACTTAATTTTACATACTGACTAGTCAACAACTGGTCAACACTCCATAGTATAAATACagaacattttatatatttaagaaagtattttctggaaagaaaaaaaacataaatcaaaGGAGAAGCTGAGTTCATGGACATTACATAATCAATGTTTTTATGAAGATCTAAAATCATTTCTGACGTTTTGCTCTCACAGTACTCATAATGAGAATTTTTCATCATTAGACCATTTGATATCTTGGGGTTGATGCATGTATTCTGCCTCTCATTTccagttctttctttttgttttctaactTATTCCAAATGCATCCTTTTCATAACTTATTGAGTGTTCTTTTGTTAGTAGGTGGTCCAGGTCCAGTTTAGCTTTCGCTTGCTAATTCTTCCCTTAGCATATcaggaaaagaaattaaataagaTAGAATGAGACCAATGCCTGTGTTGATAAGCGATGTCTTGCATTTTTGACAGGCATTCCTATCTGTGTCATATCCGAATTTCTTTGTAGAGAAAGATGTGAGGTTAGCAACACGCTCAGCATCATTAATGGGCTGGATCTGTGATTCCAGCAGTGAAAGAGCTGTGCAgagtgtaaataaaaaaacatgtaaagtAATAGCTAACTTTGAATTTGATGACATGAACTTCTCTTAAGAAGTGGAAACATGGGACAACAAAGGAGTGAACAAGTAATCATTACTCAGTGGAAACAGCTCAaggaacattttgcaactgTAGGTATGAAAAAGCATCTTAGCTATAAAGTTTCTCAGAAGTAGAGAGTTTCACCAATTTGCTAAAAACTGCATCTAGGAACTGTGGAAACATTTCAGAATAATATGTATTCACATAAAATTCTGAAGACATTGAATATGTCATCAACTAGAGTACTCAATATTGTTAATGGATTTTAAGAATCTTGAGAAGTCTCTTTACACGAGGGACAAGGCAGAAAATCAAAAATAGATTCCATGATCTTAAAGACCTCAGgtggcactgcattaaaaagttGGATGACTCTCTCATGGAAATCCTTGCATGGCTCAAGAATACTTCCAAAAAGGATTCTGTGTAAAGTTAATTTGCCATGCTAATGACAAATCTCTATCATTAATTGAAGTTTACTATGCAAAGAAGAAGACATATGTAACCCAAAATGCTTTTTCTGGGCCGGTGCTAAACTatattactatttttttttattgaatgaAAGAGAAGTTTGTTCTACAGAGGAATGACATGCCTCCATGTTTAACATGTGTCTTGTTTCCAAGACACATATGAGATACTTTGTGTCTTAAAGTTTTGCAGACTTAAATGAGTAGCTTTTGAGcctgaaaaagactttaaaaccTCATTCAAAAGAATCCTGTAATGATAACAAAATGGTTTCTGGAACATTGCCGAGGCTTAGGAACTTGCTTGAGATTATCTGATGGCTCGGTCTTAGCCAAGCAGCCCAAACAAACATCTTGGGTCTATTTGCACAGTTTTTTACCCACCAGACAAAGGAAGGAACTGAACCAAATGGTAGAAACCAGCAGggaaaatctaaaaataaaggTGTCCTATTGATACTGACTGGCTTGTAGGATTCACTGGTaccccacatagcagacaggtctggcccaAATCTGGTGTCAAGCCAGCACTGAtagctgacttctggcatggtaagaggtatgtcatccagatatgggccaggcctggcgtaAATGGTActttttatgtgatggcatgccacatctggcccgattgtggtttgggttatgtggcccaggctcatagaaaactgGTCTGGACCGTAtatggcatcaagctggcacttctgactgacatgtgtcatggcagggtgtatgtcaaccagatgtgggccaggtctggcaatgatggcactatttatgttcctattttacctagaagacccaaatgccacgTTGCAGTACTATAccgctatggtagccaacgtttcaaatgcaggtttgacaggtttgtgagtgtacactttatccaaaaagtagtgagggtttactcaagTTTACCACTggtggctgcagctcaggaggtagagcagggcACTTattgatcggaaggttagtggttcaatccctggctcctccagtctgcttGCTAAGaatatgaatgtagttaggaagcactcagtttacaGAACGTGTGTGATTGGGTAAATGTGGCATGTTATATTGGGTAATCTGGTAGAGTAGGAAAgggctatataagaatcagtccattgactgtctgaacagagtttggTCATGTTTCTTTGGTGCTATCatgttctggcacatgttgttattacatggcttgattaaggtacacattaggctgacatctggggccagagctgaaactgttctgggccagcagtgggccagcagtgtgtctgcaactggccttgtggtaaaccagatctgggccaccaaagggctgTCATTCTttacattgtgtgggccagatccggaCCATACCAACTTTGCTATGTGGGTAGGAAGCTGAAAAGTAAGAAGGCTGTTGCAAGGTCATGGAACAAGACACGGAATGGATGAGCCTTCAATTCCACTTCCTCTATAACGATGACTTGCTCACTTTCTAGGTCAGGCATGGGGTTTTAGCCTCTGTTCTTTAGCACTTTATAATGCATTTGAATATTCAAGCTACGTATAAGATTGAGGGAAGTTTTCATGTTGAAAAACACCACAACTAGAAATCTATTTATCTGAAAGAAACTATCTAAACCTACCTGGTCATATGTCAAAATGTAATTGCCCCTCTCATTAAATCATGAAAATACTggaatgattttttggaatgttTCACTTTCCTTAGTTAAGGGCAGTGTTCATGATTCGACAATAAGAAGGAGACTAGgcaaaatggcatccatggaaGTTTTCCAAGgcaaaaaactacaaaatacaaaaacttaAAATAAGTCACACTTTCACCACGTTTTCTTTAAGGATTTACGTTTTGGAAGCAAGACAGGGAATTAACAGGAAATAATATCAATGAGGATCTTAGGCACTTTGTACAGCTTTCAAATAATTATTATCAAATGACTGTCATTCTATCCCTGCCATGGTATAtaaattttcctttttcattttaatctttGACTAGTTTTACACATGGCAATTATATTATTACAAGTGAGTAGTTAATTGGGCATGAGTGAGGGATCAGAGCAAGTGTGATTCAACAGAACGCTTTGTTAATAAAAAACATACCTTTACGGAACCTTGTACAGCCCCAACCTGGAGGCAGGCCTCTGAGACTGATTCATTTGAGACCAAGGGGTCCCAAATGCGCCAGGGAGGTCTGTCATCCCATAGAAAATAGTGCTTTCTGAAATAAGTGAGGGCCAAATCTGGAGGCCCGGGTAGTACAATTATGGGCTATGCAAACTGGCTTTAGGGAAATCAAAAATCATCTTCCTGGTGGGAAAGGAGTTGAAACAGCTGGTGGACACCAGAAGACAAGGAAAATGTGGCTGACTTGTGGAATATTTTAGGTACCTGACATGTACAGACAAGCAAAGTGGGCCTTTGTGTGCGCAAACGAGAAACATAGAATGGGTCTGCATTTGTTTCTACTTCCTCTatgaaatataatgaaatatgTTGAAAGTTACCATTTCATGTTGGCGTCAACCTCAGTTATTCGACACTTGATCATAACAGTATATCACTTTTACTTATGGGAACTTTTATTTTCGACAGTTAAAAATGAGGAGATAGCTATAAAGCCCCAAGTCTTGTGAAATAATGTCTGAAGTGAAAATAATTTCAGAAGTTTTGAAAGATGTTCTTTGTTTAGAATGTTAGCAAGGCTGTTGGCTAATTGATGATACCATAATAATAAGTTTATCTGTCAGTCACAGACTTTAGATATGCTCTTCTTTGCTGTCTATATGATTTGCATTTCAATACTTACATACTGGTGAGAAAACACAATCCattttgatatttaaaaaacatacaatAAGGCCTTAAGTGTGATCACTTTACAATGATTTCTTTTAGTCTTCTTAATGTAACCCAATATACAAAAACCAGCAATGTCAGGTTCAGGGTAAGTACgtgacccaaatgcaggacttccCAAAAGAGACTGTGTTTGTTCACAGTGGAGATGGTGAACAATAGCGTGACAGTTTCCAAAAATATGGCTTCCATTGTGGAGCTCGTGACTCCCACACAGTGCTCATGGTCTGTAGTGTGAATGGTGAAAACACCAACACTTGATATATACAATAGCTCCACTCCTGTGACACACTCCCTACCAGGCTCTTGAAAAGACAAGATCAAGCAAAGATAGTTTCATCTCAGAGTCAGGGCTGTACTGACTAGTTAGCTCAGCCACACTATTAAGTAGTGGACCACTGATGGGGATGATCAGCGGCAGCCGGTGACTTGATGGACGACAGTTATGGCTGGCTTCAGGATGGGAAATCCTTCCAGCCTCATGATCAGAAGTCATTAGAGACAGTAACGTGTTacacgttactgtaatctggttactttttcaagtaacgagtaacgtaAGGAATTAGGATTGCAGAAAAAGGTCATTAAATTaatgttactttcccgtaagcacgcttCGTTACTGCATTATTAAccagtgcttttgtttgtgagagtgtctcatgacaatgacgtaagcgtGTGCAACATTCGTGGTTAACAGCTGTGtccagatcaacaatggataatatatcgagtgcgggagcgAGTATGACTGTGCAGCGCTTAAAGcatggaagtactgaccttactttgagtttcattcagtaaaaagagacaaaaacttTAACAtccactgttcactgcgtgggaagaaaacttctttttacagcgaaaaaaaccctaaacttccaagcaatgtgaaattcacagagaaactgccGGATCCTTCCACTGACATGActgctgcggcacacctgcaccagggcaaacctccacccaccccactcctgctaaacaggtgaaaatagatttaagagcaaCAGGACTTAGtgccgctgagtctttgattttatttatttgctgctGTCTTTTACTAAACACAGCAGACTCTGGAGGTTTGCCCTGTGACAGGTGTGCCGCAGGTGTGCCATTTTACCACTGACATGCTGAAATCTAAAGAGGAGCAGATCAGACAGAGACTTACAATGCTTCCAGATGAAAATACTCTTCAAAAGGTGTATGAATTCACTGAGAAGGCTCATGTAGCACAGCATAGTCTAAGACTTGTACATGGAAGAAATGGAGAAGAAGGCTTTGTTatctaccctggaacaccaccaagtccttggttcaggtatgtggatgacacctagATGAAAATCAAATCTAAGGACGTACCACAATTCACAGATCACATTAACTTGGTGGGCAAACACagcaaattcaccagggaggttATGAAAAGTTGCAGGTtcgccttcttagactgtgagatttccatcagtaatagGGGACATTTAGAAGTcgatgtgtaccgtaaacctacgcatacggatcagtatttaagatttgactctcatcatcaacTGGACTTccggccagggaagcagaagaacatcacatcaccCAATTTCCTTCGGGGTCAACcttcaggatcaataaagttttactgaattgaattgaatcaggaaggccctgagtaaatgtggttatcccagctgcaCACCTGTCAAAGCTAGGAAGGCAACAAAAGAAAGGTCCAGGCCATCCAGGAGAGAAAGACAACTGTTGCATAAGGAAAAACCcttagtgatcccatatgtgtcaggagaaTCGGAGCAGTTAAGACTCCTTTTCTCTAAACAGAATGTCACTTATgacttttaaaccccaaaacacgctgtgccaaaaactggtccatcTAATGAAACAGGTCCCCTAAAGTAAACAGAGTGATATAGTGTACACTGTtgagtgccaggaggattgccatgaTTTTTATACATCAGGGAAACAAAACAACCTCTGGATAAGCAGATGGCACAATACAGAAGAGCTAActtgtcaggccaggactccatAAAGAAAAGATTTAATTTCTACATCATGTGAGGACAGAAATTTGAATTTGCATGAGGTATTTGGAAAATGGTGCATTTATACCTGGATGAATATGAATTTTTTGAAGTATTCCCATGAAAAtgtgacaaagacacacagaccaGTTTGATTCAATGCTTAAAGgtttaataatgaagatgatgttctttcagGAAAGTAAAGTGAAAGCTTAAAGCATTCTTGCCATTACACACTCATTAAAAGAGACAATCCAACTACAGGTTGCATCATTTTTCAACTTATTCCTTATGTAGCGTTGCAGTGAACTAAAAGAAGTAAAGATGTAAGAAGAGAAACATTTTAAGCTGGATTTATGAGATTATTTGCTCCGAGGACCGGTGAACCAAGCCTTCATTCCAGAGATCGTCTGACTTTCCTGGCGCAGACAAATGGGTATCTGGCGTTACAGGGTATGTCATTCATACAGAGGTTTCCTGTAAGCACCAAAAATGAACATTAAGTGAAGCCATGATCACATGAACGTCTATGCTGACACAAATATTTAGTTTGCATAATAGCAGGAGCACCTGTCAATATTCATTTTTGACTCTACTTTCACAGCACTATGTAAATGTGCTTTAAATTTAAAGACATGAAATACAGAAAGTCATTTTGTTCAATAtggtaaaaaacaaagtttgtctttgttaaaaaataaaatatagaatTTATATTATATTCCTGTAAGTCGTTGCTATTTAGCACACCAAATGATAAGCATTTTTTGAGAAAATGTGGATACTGTAACAGTTTTTGTTCCCCTCAAAATGAATTCATACACTTTGTTTTAGCTTTTACCTGTCCAATTCATATGCAGGCAGTTCTCTCTGCCCCCGACATTGTTAGGCTCTCCTTGACACCAGTTTGCATATGTGAAACGGGTTCCATCAATCCAAAACCAATAACCCTcctagaaaacacaaaacacagagaatAATGTCGATAGGCAGGCATATCTTCTAGCGTCGGAACTAATTTCTAATATTGAGTAGTGTACCTCTTGAGCATCTGAACCTCCAATCCATGTAGGGACATTATTACGAGCACCATTTAATATGACCCTCTGAATCGCTTGGTACTCTCCAAGGTTGCGCACAGATGCCAGATTTGCATTCAGGGCCTGACAGTGTCTCTATGGGGGAAGAACAAAAGATCTAGTTTAAACCAAGTTTGACATGAAAAGTattgaaggagagagagaattAACAAATGCTAAATCAAAATCAATGTTTTTACCTGTGCCTGAGCCCAAGTCAGTTGATTGGGAAAGAACTGAAAGTATTGGTTTCCATATTTAGTCCAACCCCAGAAATCCCTGAAACATGTAGATCTCTTCTCTACAAGATGCTCTCCTGAGGACAAGCAAAGAATACTTAGATACTCAAACATCATTTTTACTATCTACAAAAAAGTTgtaatctatctatctatctatctatctatctatctatctatctatctatctatctatctatctatctatctatctatctatctatctatcagcAACAAACTTAGCGGCATAAAAGTTAGGACATAGATGTGTTCTTCAGTATGACAATAATCTGAGAGGAAAATTGTTACCAACCTTGGGGATTTGATTCAGACCCATCCTTACCCACTTCATCTGGAAAAACccgaaaaaaatataattttgatAACTTAATATTATAAATTTCCATTTATAATATTCATATTATAAATGGTGTTTGTATTATTGAAGCACATATATGCATGTATAAATATCTATATTACACTACAATACTCACTCGCAGCAGTGGTCAGAGCGATCATTGCACAAAGAAGTGCAGACACAGTCAGCAGCTTCATGGTGATAATTAGTATCTCTGTGAACAACAAAAGACCCAAAGTTATTGGCACTTCGTTAAACAAAGCACAGAAGAGAATCTGAGTTTTCAGCCAACCTTTTGTAGAATATCTTGTCTGTTCAGCACCAGTCAGTAGCTTCAGCCTTCCAAGGTTGGAACAAGGTGATGAACAGCTCTGAGATCACTGCTTATATTCTGTTTCTTTGTAGTTTCAAAACAGGGAACTAACATTGAAAAAAATGACACGTGTATTATGTGATTCATGCTGGCCAGACTTTTACtgcacttctttctttctcaaccaAAACCAAAATTATTGCCAAATGCTGACTACATCTTCCAGCTGCCCACTTAATTTTACATACTGACTAGTCAACAACTGGTCAACACTCCATAGTATAAATACagaacattttatatatttaagaaagtattttctggaaagaaaaaaaacataaatcaaaGGAGAAGCTGAGTTCATGGACATTACATAATCAATGTTTTTATGAAGATCTAAAATCATTTCTGACGTTTTGCTCTCACAGTACTCATAATGAGAATTTTTCATCATTAGACCATTTGATATCTTGGGGTTGATGCATGTATTCTGCCTCTCATTTccagttctttctttttgttttctaactTATTCCAAATGCATCCTTTTCATAACTTATTGAGTGTTCTTTTGTTAGTAGGTGGTCCAGGTCCAGTTTAGCTTTCGCTTGCTAATTCTTCCCTTAGCATATcaggaaaagaaattaaataagaTAGAATGAGACCAATGCCTGTGTTGAT encodes the following:
- the LOC109200678 gene encoding ladderlectin-like — protein: MKLLTVSALLCAMIALTTAANEVGKDGSESNPQGEHLVEKRSTCFRDFWGWTKYGNQYFQFFPNQLTWAQAQRHCQALNANLASVRNLGEYQAIQRVILNGARNNVPTWIGGSDAQEEGYWFWIDGTRFTYANWCQGEPNNVGGRENCLHMNWTGNLCMNDIPCNARYPFVCARKVRRSLE
- the LOC109200679 gene encoding ladderlectin-like, with protein sequence MKLLTVSALLCAMIALTTAANEVGKDGSESNPQGEHLVEKRSTCFRDFWGWTKYGNQYFQFFPNQLTWAQAQRHCQALNANLASVRNLGEYQAIQRVILNGARNNVPTWIGGSDAQEEGYWFWIDGTRFTYANWCQGEPNNVGGRENCLHMNWTGNLCMNDIPCNARYPFVCARKVRRSLE